One region of Qipengyuania sp. SS22 genomic DNA includes:
- the tig gene encoding trigger factor, producing MQIKETANEGLKRAYTVTIPAKEIDERVNSEVKKIAPQVKMPGFRPGKVPANLVRKMHGEQLHAQMVNDMIRESVDKVMADNKLRPAMQPKVEIEEGYEEGKDASLSVEVEILPEIDAPEVEGLALERLTVPVTDEQVMEAVERIASNNKSYKDAAKTKKAGDGDQLIIDFVGRVDGTEFEGGKAENTPLVIGSGQFIPGFEEQLTGAKTGDEKTITVTFPEDYPAENLKGKEAEFDVTVQQVKVPTDTAIDDEFAKNLGLEDLAKLKELLRGQLEQETAGLTRTQMKRQLLDTLAAGHDFAVPQGMVEAEFEQIWAQLQQEAAQSDDAEAMLKEMDDEKDDYRKIAERRVRLGLLLSEIGQKNGVEVNANEMNMLIQQAAQQYRAEDRERFVQYVQSEPMAAAQLRAPLYEDKVVDFLFDKAEITDREVTREELEAAIEAEETTEEKPKKKAPAKKAAAKKAPAKKDATKDADDKPAAKKAPAKKAAPKKAAAAKDDDKAPAKKPAAKKPAAKKAPAKKAAAKK from the coding sequence ATGCAGATCAAAGAGACCGCCAACGAGGGCCTCAAGCGCGCCTACACCGTCACCATTCCTGCGAAGGAAATCGACGAGCGCGTCAACAGCGAAGTCAAGAAGATCGCCCCGCAGGTGAAGATGCCCGGCTTCCGACCGGGCAAGGTGCCGGCGAACTTGGTGCGCAAGATGCACGGCGAACAGCTGCACGCGCAGATGGTCAACGACATGATCCGCGAATCGGTCGACAAGGTGATGGCCGACAACAAGCTTCGCCCCGCGATGCAGCCGAAGGTCGAGATCGAAGAAGGCTACGAGGAAGGCAAGGATGCCTCGCTCAGCGTCGAAGTCGAAATCCTTCCCGAGATCGATGCTCCCGAAGTCGAGGGCCTCGCGCTCGAACGCCTAACCGTTCCGGTGACCGACGAGCAGGTCATGGAAGCGGTGGAGCGGATCGCATCGAACAACAAGAGCTATAAGGACGCCGCCAAGACCAAGAAGGCAGGCGACGGCGACCAGCTGATCATCGATTTCGTTGGCCGCGTCGACGGAACCGAGTTCGAAGGCGGCAAGGCCGAGAACACCCCGCTGGTGATCGGCTCGGGCCAGTTCATCCCCGGCTTCGAAGAACAGCTCACCGGTGCGAAAACCGGCGATGAAAAGACCATCACGGTGACGTTCCCCGAAGATTACCCGGCTGAAAACCTGAAAGGCAAGGAGGCGGAATTCGACGTCACGGTCCAGCAGGTCAAGGTCCCGACCGACACTGCGATCGACGACGAGTTCGCCAAGAACCTCGGTCTCGAGGATCTTGCCAAGCTCAAGGAACTGCTGCGCGGCCAGCTCGAGCAGGAAACTGCCGGCCTCACCCGCACGCAGATGAAGCGCCAGCTGCTCGACACGCTGGCTGCCGGTCACGATTTCGCCGTGCCGCAAGGCATGGTCGAAGCCGAATTCGAACAGATCTGGGCCCAGCTCCAGCAGGAAGCCGCGCAGTCGGACGATGCCGAAGCGATGCTCAAGGAAATGGACGACGAGAAGGACGATTACCGCAAGATCGCCGAACGCCGCGTGCGTCTCGGCCTGCTGCTGTCGGAAATCGGCCAGAAGAACGGCGTCGAGGTCAATGCCAATGAGATGAACATGCTCATCCAGCAGGCAGCGCAGCAATATCGCGCCGAAGACCGCGAACGCTTCGTCCAGTACGTCCAGTCCGAGCCGATGGCCGCCGCCCAGCTGCGCGCGCCGCTCTATGAGGATAAGGTCGTCGACTTCCTGTTCGACAAGGCCGAGATCACCGACCGGGAAGTGACCCGCGAGGAACTCGAAGCCGCGATCGAAGCGGAAGAGACCACCGAAGAGAAGCCGAAGAAGAAGGCCCCGGCCAAGAAGGCTGCGGCGAAGAAGGCTCCGGCCAAGAAGGACGCTACCAAGGACGCGGACGACAAGCCCGCCGCCAAGAAAGCGCCTGCCAAGAAAGCCGCGCCGAAGAAGGCTGCTGCCGCCAAGGACGACGACAAGGCTCCGGCGAAGAAGCCCGCTGCCAAGAAGCCGGCTGCCAAGAAGGCCCCGGCCAAGAAGGCTGCTGCAAAGAAATAA